One Hippoglossus stenolepis isolate QCI-W04-F060 chromosome 9, HSTE1.2, whole genome shotgun sequence genomic region harbors:
- the ulk1a gene encoding serine/threonine-protein kinase ULK1a, translated as MESVGSFEFSRKDLIGHGAFAVVFKGRHKEKRDWEVAVKCINKKNLAKSKSLLDKEIKILKELKHENIVSLLDYQEMGGCVYLVMEYCNGGDLAEYLHSKGTLSEDTIRVFLQQIAQAMNTLQSKDILHRDLKPQNILLCHPEGRRSSSINIKIADFGFARHLQTNTMAATLCGSPMYMAPEVIMSQNYDAKADLWSIGTIVYQCLTGKAPFHASTPQELRLFYETNRTLLPSIPKETSRHLRHLLLGLLKRNHKERISFDEFFHHPFLETSSSSKKCSPAPMFSCPISGLGSSSSSSSTSQMASPQHSDGEIQQLKSKARYSPTQNTADFLLPKETADQDSLTTSSYTEDYVLVPDQFPSEYTCELDVGLPVESCLIYSGSPVGAERGPRPAGKTPLNTPSKPVGKPVELVDRKCSASVPIPVPTQILNYQRMEQNLQPVAFHGSNRVTPSSAGSSGESCAQFGGCRAAGTGFVVNSPRLATGVAHPQQGSPLVGTTPKSSEPTLPLSTRTGQFTGSPGAFAPKVQSRLLDRITTVPDLQSFDPSASPQTKHSRKSTNKNYPFKRDLSTGRMSDLLLKAAFGAEEGSDESLNSEKSMETTAPPTGYNRGFQCSDSPPIAVFTIGSPSKGNTPPDTRVSKMLSGSPSYINSAWLLNSRLLQREGRRNSESEAMDATPHSSPVFHPPELAVDTLMEQAHTDALSDLRFILAFAHCVMELASTKDPGLDVISSSDVSFLEQSMVTDQISLLSREWSYAEQLVLYMKAEEFLSSALHTAKENIKQDRLLPSATVKQVIRKLNDSYKNCVTYCRCLSDRLQTFLLDKQKLMDRFNGLTAEKLIYSHTVHMVQSAALDEMFHYGTASTQRYQRALLLMEGLSRTVTEQKDLDSIDKCKQCIERRLSALQT; from the exons ATGGAGTCTGTTGGGAGCTTTGAGTTCAGCAGGAAAGACCTGATTGGCCACGGTGCCTTCGCTGTTGTGTTCAAGGGAAGACACAAAGAG AAACGGGACTGGGAGGTTGCTGTGAAGTGCATTAACAAGAAGAATCTGGCCAAATCAAAGTCTCTTCTTGATAAAGAAATCAAGATATTAAAG GAgctcaaacatgaaaatattgtCAGTCTGCTTGACTATCAG GAAATGGGAGGATGTGTGTATCTTGTCATGGAG taCTGTAATGGAGGCGACCTGGCTGAGTACCTTCACT CCAAGGGCACGTTGAGTGAGGACACCATCCGCGTGTTCCTGCAGCAGATCGCTCAGGCCATGAATACCCTGCAGAGCAAAGACATCCTCCATAGAGACCTCAAGCCCCAGAACATCTTACTCTGCCACCCAGAGGGCCGCAGGTCCAGCTCCATCAACATTAAGATAG CTGACTTTGGGTTTGCACGTCACCTCCAGACGAACACTATGGCAGCCACTCTGTGTGGCTCCCCCATGTACATG GCTCCTGAGGTCATCATGTCCCAGAACTACGATGCCAAAGCTGATTTGTGGAGCATAGGTACCATTGTGTACCAGTGTCTGACTGGAAAGGCACCATTTCAT GCAAGCACTCCACAGGAGCTCCGTCTTTTTTATGAAACCAACAGGACCTTGTTACCCAG CATCCCAAAGGAGACTTCTCGTCACCTAAGACACCTCCTGTTGGGGCTCTTGAAGAGGAACCACAAAGAGCGGATCAGCTTTG ATGAGTTTTTCCACCATCCTTTCCTGGAGACGAGCTCCTCCTCAAAGAAAT GTTCGCCTGCTCCCATGTTCTCCTGCCCCATCTCAGGCCTGGGCAGTTCTTCAAGCAGCTCCTCCACGTCCCAAATGGCCTCACCTCAA CATTCCGATGGAGAGATCCAACAACTCAAGTCTAAAGCGAGGTACTCCCCTACACAAAACACAGCTGACTTCCTCCTGCCGAAAGAAACAGCCGATCAGGACAGTCTGACCACCTCGTCATACACAGAGGACTACGTCCTGGTGCCTGACCAGTTTCCCA GTGAGTACACATGTGAACTGGATGTTGGCTTACCAGTCGAAAGTTGCCTTATATACAGTGG GAGCCCAGTCGGAGCTGAGCGAGGCCCCAGGCCTGCAGGAAAGACTCCTCTCAACACCCCCTCTAAGCCTGTTGG CAAGCCTGTTGAATTGGTTGACCGTAAGTGCAGCGCCTCTGTGCCCATTCCCGTCCCAACACAGATCCTAAACTACCAGCGCATGGAGCAGAACCTGCAGCCTGTTGCCTTCCATGGCTCCAACAG GGTCACACCATCCAGTGCAGGCAGCAGCGGTGAAAGCTGTGCACAGTTTGGAGGCTGTAGAGCGGCTGGTACAGGATTTGTCGTTAACTCCCCAAGACTGGCAACTGGAGTAGCTCACCCTCAACAGGGCTCACCTCTAG TGGGAACCACCCCAAAGAGCTCAGAGCCGACTCTCCCACTCAGCACGAGGACTGGACAGTTCACTGGCTCACCTGGCGCCTTTGCTCCCAAG GTTCAGTCGAGACTGCTAGACAGGATCACGACGGTCCCAGACCTTCAGTCATTCGACCCATCTGCTTCTCCTCAGaccaaacacagcaggaaatctACCAATAAAAACTACCCATTTAAAAG AGACCTGAGCACAGGCAGGATGTCAGATCTGCTGCTGAAGGCGGCGTTCGGAGCTGAGGAGGGAAGTGACGAGAGCCTCAACAGTGAGAAAAGCATGGAAACAACAG CTCCACCTACTGGTTATAATAGAGGCTTTCAATGCTCCGACAGCCCACCTATTGCAGTCTTCACTATCGGTTCTCCATCCAAAGGAAACACTCCTCCTGATACCAGGGTGTCAAAGATGCTCTCAG GTTCTCCCTCCTACATCAACTCAGCCTGGCTTCTTAACAGTCGCCTTCTCCAGAGAGAAGGTCGTAGAAACAGTGAGAGTGAAGCGATGGACGCGACTCCACACAGCAGTCCGGTCTTTCACCCTCCAGAGCTCGCGGTAGATACGCTAATGGAG CAAGCTCACACAGATGCCCTCAGTGACCTGCGCTTCATCTTGGCTTTTGCCCACTGTGTCATGGAACTGGCTTCTACTAAAGACCCAGGGCTGGATGTCATCAGCAGTTCTGATGTTTCCTTTCTGGAGCAGAGCATGGTCACAGATCAGATCAGCCTTTTGAGCAGAGAATGGAG CTATGCCGAgcagttagtattgtacatgaAAGCTGAAGAGTTTTTGTCATCAGCACTGCACACAGCCAAAGAGAATATCAAACAGGACCGACTCCTTCCCTCTGCTACAGTCAAACAAG TGATCCGAAAGCTGAATGATTCCTATAAGAACTGTGTGACATACTGTCGCTGCCTCAGTGATCGCCTGCAGACTTTCTTGCTCGACAAACAGAAGCTCATGGACCGTTTCAATGGCCTCACAGCAGAGAAGCTCATCTACAGCCACACTGTGCACATG GTGCAGTCTGCTGCTTTAGATGAGATGTTCCACTATGGCACAGCTTCAACCCAGCGTTACCAAAGAGCCCTTCTGCTGATGGAGGGTCTGTCCCGAACCGTCACAGAGCAAAAGGACCTCGACAGCATAGATAAAT GTAAACAGTGTATTGAACGACGCCTTTCTGCTCTTCAGACTTAA